Sequence from the Bacteroidota bacterium genome:
AACCGGTTGACGCTCCCGTCGAGGTCGACCGGGGCCCACGTTTGGCCGCCGTCGGTCGTCACCGAGGTGGTGCCGCGTCCGCTGGCCCAGCCCATGTCTTCGGAGATGAATCCGAGGCCCTGGAGGTCGCTGCTGCCGGGAATCGTCAGCTCGGTCCACGTCAGCCCGGCGTCCGTGGTCTTCAGCACTTTGGCCGGGAAGGCGGCCCCTTCCAGCGAAACATAGCCTGTCGTTGGGGTAGGGAACGAAATCTTCCAGGCCCACTCGAAGCTGCCGCTGCTGGTGTACTGGACGTTCCACGTCTCGCCGCCGTCCTCGGTCAGAAGCACGACCGCCGAGCCGTCCCCGAAACCGTCGGTGCCGCCTACGGCGATGCCGCGCTGCTCGTCCCAGAAGTACACGTCCACGAGCGAGGCCGCGTAGTCGTCCATCGAGCGTGAGGTCCAGGTCTGCCCGCCGTCCGTCGTCTTGACGAAGTGCGCCGGGGCAGCGTACCACCCGGCCCCGTAGACCACGTCTTCGTTTACGGCCCACATACCGCAGATGCCCACCGGACGGGGGCCCGTGATCCGGTCGGTGAGATCGACGAACGTGGCACCGCCGTCGTCCGTCCCATAGAGCACGTTCGACTCGTTGAGGGTGCCGATGAACCCGCGGCGCTCGCTCACGAAGGCGGTGGCGCGGAGGTAAGCCGGGAGGTCAGCCTGCATCGTCCAGGTCTCGCCAGCGTCGTCCGTGCGGAAGA
This genomic interval carries:
- a CDS encoding FlgD immunoglobulin-like domain containing protein yields the protein MRRCLLLVCFCLLAPPSLGQEVGTWDLLPDSPFHSYRFEDASFLNPDTGWIVNGAGEVFRTDDAGETWTMQADLPAYLRATAFVSERRGFIGTLNESNVLYGTDDGGATFVDLTDRITGPRPVGICGMWAVNEDVVYGAGWYAAPAHFVKTTDGGQTWTSRSMDDYAASLVDVYFWDEQRGIAVGGTDGFGDGSAVVLLTEDGGETWNVQYTSSGSFEWAWKISFPTPTTGYVSLEGAAFPAKVLKTTDAGLTWTELTIPGSSDLQGLGFISEDMGWASGRGTTSVTTDGGQTWAPVDLDGSVNRFEFFGDSLGYAMGRRIYAYEPPAGTSPTEDELVPTLPVALGVGYPNPSAAGAVTIPYWLETPVAVELAVFDVLGRRLAVLAEGTQPAGAHQAVWAGSDAQGQAVAPGIYVVRLAAGDQHVARTLVRVQP